The Coffea arabica cultivar ET-39 chromosome 6e, Coffea Arabica ET-39 HiFi, whole genome shotgun sequence genome contains the following window.
CTTTCTGCCGACTCAGCTTCTTCTCTGAAGCTCTGAAGTCATGCATGCAGAAGTTGAGGAGTACGTGTCATGTCTTTGTGAGCTGCTCTGTTTTGTGTTGCAGATACACCTTTTTTTTACAGTATAAAAAGACAGATCATGTCCATACTCCATCTAGAGCTTTGGGTTGGAGAATCATCAACCgaaaattaaacaaagaaatCAGACAGAGTAAATATTGGAAATGACATCATTTTGGACAAAACTACGGGAGTTCAATTATATACATAGCTTGGAGGTCTGGTAATTACAATGTGGCGTATGCTTCATGCCTGGTTTTGTGTCATGATTGGAGTTTAATTTGAGCATTTTgggtttcattttcattttcttctttctcgAAATCGGTTGATGTACCAGAAATGTCTCGAAGGTCGTCCGTGAAGTCGGTACTAAATCCTTCTGATTGTTGGATTTCGCTTCgttgttttctttttagttCGTGTGAACTAGAATGCGAGTTAtcctttttaacaaaaatacgAGTATTATTTTAACAAATACAATGAAGCGGGGGAAGTCGGCTTGCAGCAGTTCAACTCATCTTCAATATGCAATTGTGATTGTTGACATCCTCAATATACACTGTAGACACATCACTTGCCCAGTGGAATTTAAATCACTTGCCCAGTGGCAATATCATCATTACTTTTACGCGTTGAAATCTTTATGAACTTCATTGCTTTTGACCCTTTTTCAAATCGATCATATGGACCAGAGATTTCTTTTTCAATAAGGGGGATTCTGATTTCTGAATCAAGGAAGAAGGGAGACCTCTGTTTGCTGATACATTCCCTACATATTGCATGCTACTGTTACCATACTGGGTTTTTATTTCAGTTGTCATTCTCCAATTTAAAAAGTAATCAATTACTTCCGttttatttcacaaattcaTATTTAACTCCACGGTACATTGACAAAAAGTGTAGTGGACTAAATGTCGATAAATGTACCAAAACTAAAGAATCAATTCGGGGGTTATTAACTATGGGAGAAGTAACAGACACAATTTTTTAGGCTGTGGAGTTGTTGGCGATGCATTCTGGAGGGAAGCCCTGAGGAAAACGTTTGGCATCTGTACAATAATTGTATATCATGTAATTCTGCTGCACCCATTTCAGTCTGGCTTGACTGGTGGCATCAAGTTCCTGAGAGAACCATGGCTTTGTGGAGTTTGATCCACAAGAAGATTTCCCAGAGCTCCATACACAAGCATCGGCCTTGAAATCTCTCAAGGAAGCAGTAAAGGGAGACTGTGACCAGTCAGTCTTGACAAGGCCGCCTCTTGTGGCCCAGTCTTCTGCATCCCATAGACTAGCGTATACCTTCATCGGCTGGTTCTTCGGATATGGGATCCCCCTTGCTTCCAAATTCTTGTACACTCTAATTGGTGTGCCATCAACATAAAAACTATAAAAACGAAAACAAAGACAAAAGGTTGGTTAATTAAAAAGAATAACAAAAGGCTATGAAAAATTTCGTTAAGCATGTCAAGACTTACAGGATTGAACGGGGATTCCATACAATGGAATAGGTATGAAAATCAGCAGTGGGGTCGAACCAGGCGTAGAATTGTTGCTCTTTATCTCCCTTGCCTTGAGCATAGACATTAGTGTGAACAATATAAGGATCGCCACTAAGATTTCCCAAGAATTCGAAGTCTATCTCATCGCGGGTTGAACCTGGTGAAGATAACTGCATGTTCAACAAAAAGTTAATAAACCAAGTTACCaaaatatgtaaattttgatgaaagatgaacTTACGTAATATGTTGTGACGGTGCCAGCAGAGTTGCCAGGGACGAGTTTGAGCTGCATATCGATTCTTCCAAACAGGTACTCATTCTTGGATTGTACGCCTGATCCGGAGGCTTTGTCAAGGGAAAGGGTGAGAAGCTTCCCATTGTTGAGTGTTTTGGCACGGCCATCGCCCCAGGTGACCGCAAAATCTTGATCGAAGTTGCCAGCCAAGATAGATTGTGAAGAATTGAAGAAGGCAACAATTATCAGCAGCAAAAATAAACTAGGATTCCAAGAACAGCAAAAATTAAAAGCCATTAGTCGCGATTCTAAAAGGGTTGTTAGTGTTGGATAGGATCAGGGATATGGTAGGCAATTGACTTGTTGCTATGAAGTCTGTTTCAACTTAATTGGACAGGATGAGTCCTGGCTTAGCCTATATATAATAGACAAGGAATGGTTTTGGTGGCCGGTGTAAACTGAATAGAATTTAAGACAAGGAAAGTCCCCTCAAGTCAAGAGGTTTGGTGATATTAGCAATGGGCTTAACAGCTGGCATATGGTTCGTGGCCACTATTGAACTGCCTTGGCCCCAAGTCCCAATCCCATGGTCTGATGTGTCACAATTTGGAAGCCTTCCAAGTTCCAAGTGGACATTTTGAGTAGCACTAAGTAATCAAAGTCGAGTCATCATCAAATTAACACATCATCAAGAAAACAATGAATGAACTTCACACATCACACACGGTTTCAATGAGTCTGGATTGTGTGCGTGGGACAAATTCAAGAATCAAGAGCTCCCTGCTTAGTACGCTGTTATTTTAGCCCTTCACGGGGTCGGCATCACCGCGGACTAGTGCAGGCTCTAAAATCTAAAGGGCTTGCAAAATTTTCATCTAGGAACTTCTGCTGGCCCCTAGGAaccttttttttccatttttttaaaGGAATGGCCCCTAGGAACCTTAATGGAGTGAATGATTATGTGCTCCATACAAGAATTAATCTATTCACAACGTGAGTTGTCATAGCCACACGTCGCTACATGTTTGGATTTTcctaggaaaattttttcaacCTGGAATGTTTTACTAGCACaatggataatttttttttttaatgatatgTATAACCTACACTAACCTGATCTAAGGAGAAAAAGAATTGACAGAATTTTTTCGTCGAAGAAATTCATAATTAAATGACAAAGTAAAAAGTAAGGGTTGAACTCTTGACCTCCCGTCCCACTTGGACATTTACCAACCACCTCTTGCTGTTGGCAGCACAATGGATAATCGATCATGTCTCAGAGGTCAACACGGAAGAAAAAGCAGTATATAAGTTGCAGCATCTGGGAGAGGCTTAACTGGATGGAAGGATAAGTGTGTTAGGTGGCACCTCGATCCATTAGGAAGAAAAATCTAAGCTACAACAGTGTAGTCTAATAGTAAAGAATTGGAAATGGAATGTTAATTATGTACCTACAGCTTGTTTAATGTTTTCTGCCATGGCTAACTAACCAATTTTGGTATCACTACATCCAATTTgacaccaaaaaaaattttaaaaacaaaatctCATTTCATCTTATtacaagaaataatggtcacCAAGCCATATAATTGTAGGGGATTCATGCTCAACTCAAGTACCAAAATAGATAGCATGCATAATTTGGGGAATATATAATACAACCCCTGGTTTATGCTTTTGCTACTATTCCTCAAGAACATTCCGAGTGTACTTGGAGTCTGGAGCAACAACTTCCATACATACAAAAAAGACTATGCAACAAACTCAAGACATATAAttcccaaaaaataaataaataaataaataaaaagccCAAAATTTGTCTTCAACTAATTTCTAATTGCTACTCTTCCTTCTCAGAAATTGCTACTCTTCCTTCTCGTcacagaaaggaaaaagaacatACATTCTACACCTTGAAACCGGATTACAAAGCTTTCCACAAATAATTACAAAGCCAACATTACATTCAATCAATTTGAGCGACCTTATTCGCTCGCTTTGACCGTGAACGACGTCTAGGTCGCCTTGGTTTCCTAGGAACAATAATGTTGTCATTATTGTTAGCATTGGTGTTaatgttgttgttgttattgCTTTGCCTATTAATTTTGCTCTTGCTACCGCATTCTGGACCAGGTCCCTGTGGAAATCTCCAGGGATCTTCGCAGTAATTGTACACCATATACTTCTGCTGCAGCTGTTTCATTTTCTCCCGAGCTCTTGGATCTAACTCTTCAGTCAGCCAAGAATTGCTTTTTGCTGAATCTGTTGATTCACAAGAAGATTTTCTAGTTCTTGGAGACCAAATGCAAGCTTCGGCACTGAAATTTCTGTAAGAAGCTGTAAAGGGAGCTAGGCTCCAGTCGGTCTTGACTAGTCCATGTTGCGTAGCCCATTCATCTGCGTTCCATAGACTTGAATATATTCTCATGGGCTGGCCTTTGAGGTATGGAACCCCAATTGATTCCATGTTCTTGAATTCTCTGATAGGTTTGCCATCCACAGATAGGCTAAcacccaaaaaataataataataatttacctTCATAATTAATGCATTTGGAAGTTGGGAGTGAGAATTGTTGAGCTAATTAAACTAGACTTACATAATGCATTTGGGATTCCAAAGAATGGAATAAGTGTGGAAATCTTCAGTTGGATCAAACCACAAGAAGAACTGTTGTTCTCTATCGCCTTTGCCTTGGCTAAAAACATTGGTGTGAAGAGTGTAAGGATTACCAGTTGAATTGCCCAAAAATTCAAAGTCAATTTCATCATGGGCTGACCCTTCTGATGACAACTGCCATATTTTATGCAGGTTGTTAGTCAACTAGTGCTATCCAATGATACAGGAaatcaaagctaattaaaaCACTTCCTCATTAAGCCTTACATAGTAGGTAGTGACGGTGCCAGCAGAATTTCCAGGGACAAGCTTTATTTGCATATCAATCTTTGCAAATAGATATTCCTTCTTTGATTCAAACCCTGAGCCAGACTTTCTGTCAAGGGATAAGGTAAGAAGCTCACCATGTTCCAGGATCTTTCCCCGTTCTTCACCCCATGAGAGGACAAAGTTTCGGTTGAAGGTACCATTTGTGAAGCCTGTGATCGAGCTGCCCAACAAGAATGCAATTTAACCATTCCAATCATGGTATGATAAGCACAATTCAATTCAAGGGCTTGCATGGCTTGTAAATCCTGATGCGCGGGCCAAACTTCAAAGACTACATATGAATTTATGCattaaatttttgaataccGCACAACTTCTTTAAAAAGTAAGGATTGGAGATACTTGACATATAGATATTCTCtcatttttcattgtttttcttttcttttttctttggcaATCCAAAACAAAGTTCATCCGAAACCTTATAGAAATCTAGTACCAAGATTCTACATTGTTTTCCTAAACCATATTTTTCGCAATTATACCAGAATAACTGAAACAATTACGTATCCAAGAATCTTACAAAATTTAGATTGGCAGAATTGAGTATCAAAAATTGAACACAATAAGGCCTAGCAGAACCAAGAAAGTTTTAAATCTCTACTTGAATGTAGGTCAATGGATCAAAtctctttgcctacattttaaaAATTCAGACTTTCCTAAAAATGTCGTCAGCAGGTACGTAGGCAACCGTTTAAACTGGTGGTGGTTCAGTTTCCTTTGGGTTGTTCTTGAACCTCTTCGGGATCCCCTTTCCCTTTAGTATAGAGTAATATAGGTCTATCATGTccgataaataaaaaaaaaaaaaaaaaaaagataatgagGCCTAGCAGAGGCTCCTCGGCCATAAGACTTGATGTACCTGGATGCGCGGCGATAGGTTGGCCTTACAAAATTCCTTGACGTGCTTGCTCTCCGGCGAGCTGCAAAGATCGATTGGGATATCAGGACGTCCACCTGCTCAGATGAATTCAGCCCAGAATTAAGATTATTGTAGACATATGCATGCATAAATCTACACAATTGCCatcaatttaaaataaaaaaagaaaaacagagaaagtAAATGAGTCTCCAAAGAATAATTTGGAAATGGACCTTGAAGACAAGAACAGCAGCGAAGGCAAGAAGTATAAGATAATGAATAGATGACCTTGAGCTTGACCTAGTTGGGTAAGAGTAGTTTCTTGATGGATATGCCATTTCATTTTGGGGTTGTTACTGATGAAGAAAATGTGAAGAATTGTCGTCTTTGCATGACCATGTTTCTCGTACCTCTCCATTTCTTAGCCTTCAGTTATTACCAGTAATACATATATAGTATTTCTGATTCTTTTTAATCTTGTGGTATGAGTTTCTATGTTTGAGAATTAGCCTTCTCTATAATTGCTACTCCCCACACTGGCTCCGTTGATTTTCCATTTCTATTGCAATTTTCACCCATACATTTGCGGTTAAAGCTCCTTGTTCTAAGGGCACCAGCTCGCTAGTTCACTTCTTCGGCTACATTTATTTTAGAGTACAATATTCCTCAATAATTTTTCAGCAATAGGTGTTAAATATTAATAACGGAATTACCATATACGGTAACTAACCGACAAGAATGCTTGAGAcctaaaatgattaaaaaaattttaccttTTCACTGCTCGCTACATTTTTTTACCTTTAACTGTCAGACACAAGATTCGAATCCGGAATCACTCTATGAGTCTTCCTTTAATTACTGGACTAACACTAGTGGTTAAAAATGTTAATAACTTAATCTAActattttacaaaatattacATCATTTCATTTTGACATCAAAATAGGCGATTACCTCTTTGACCTTTTAGTCCTCAAAAGTATTGGATTTTACTACCACTTTTCTCAAATGGGCCTGGGCTTTCAAATGGGTTGAAGGTCATCATAGACATCATTGCGTAGAATTCTTAGCTCCGAAGTGTAATGagcataataatttttttttttactttttaccaGCTAAGCTGATATCTTCAACCCTTGGTTATCCTTTTGTATCCGTCATGGTTATCATTTCAATACCATCCAACAAACCTTAGTGGTTTAACAATCCCTTCTTAATTTGTTGTCCTTTCAGTGTCAGGGTCTAATATTGGTCCATCTCATTTGACGCTGGAAAAGGTGTACCAGAAGGATAAACAAAATAATTGGAGTAGGGTTGTACGGATCCAAgataaccccaaaaaaaaaaaaaacccacgaGTTCACCTTGATTTGTTTCTTTGTACTTTGTGTTTTATTCATATGACTGGTATAAGTAGTTAGGGAACCAGTAGATTAATCCCTGTGAGATCACCAAGAACCAGAACCGCGTGTTATAAATATACAACAGGGTCCAGGTCCAGGTCTGGGCTGTTGTTAGCTAGCTGGGCATTTTTCTTATGTCAATTGTCACAGATCACAACCACTTGCTTCTATTAGCCATCTGGGTACAGCTAAAAATGTTATCAAGTGATCACCCACTTGTTCAACCACTTTTACCCCCACAACTTGCCTCCTCTGCTGAACCTTCCTCAGCTCTTCCTGAGTCCTAATGCCTCCCTATAAATACTCTACTTGGCAGCAATCTTCAAATCATCCCAAAACACAAAATTACCTATCTCAGTCActaaagagggaaaaaaaaaccccttacttcaaatttttcaaaatggctTATTCTTCTTGTTCATCTAGTCTGGTAAGAATATTGCTTACATCCTTTATAGGAAGCACTTTTGTAGTACTTGCATCCGCTAGCAACTTCTATCAAGATGTCGACATTACTTGGGGTGGCGATGGCCGGGCAAAGATACTCAACAATGGTGGACTTCTCACTCTCTCACTTGATAAAACCTCTGGCTCTGGCTTCCAATCTAAAAGAGAGTACCTATTTGGCAAAATCGACATGCAACTCAAACTTGTCGCTGGAAATTCTGCTGGCACTGTCACAGCCTATTACGTAAGTAGCTATCTAGTACATATTTTCTGCCATGCATATGGTCCTCATAATATATACTTCTTCAGGTACTCTATTAGATTAAAATGCTAATAATTTGGGTGGTATTTTGCAGTTGTCATCTCAAGGCCCGACTCATGATGAAATAGACTTCGAATTTTTGGGAAACCTTAGTGGTGACCCTTATATTCTTCACACAAATGTGTACAGCCAAGGCAAGGGAAACAGAGAGCAGCAATTCTACCTCTGGTTCGACCCAACTGCAGATTTTCACACCTATTCCATCCTTTGGAATCCACGGCGCATCATGTAAGTTTACAGAACAAGAATCAGAACAATTCCTGCCATTCGATTGAGCAAATTCGTGTGCAACCTTTTCTAACACGACAacttttgggttttttttttccctccagATTTTCCGTGGATGGCACACCTATCAGGGAATACAAGAATCCTGAGTCTCTTGGTGTTCCATACCCAAAGAGCCAACCGATGAGGATATATTCAAGCTTGTGGAATGCAGATGACTGGGCAACAAGAGGTGGACTTGTTAAAGCGGACTGGTCTAAAGCTCCATTCACTGCCTCCTACAGAAACTTCAATGAACATGCTTGTATTTGGTCGTCTGGAAAATCTTCATGCAATTCAAACACTCCTTCAAACAATGCATGGCTGAATCAAGAGTTGGATGCAACTAGCCAAGAAAGGCTCAAGTGGGTGCAGAAGAATTATATGATTTACAACTATTGCACTGATTTAAAGCGCTTTCCTCAAGGCTTCCCCCCAGAATGTGCTATCAATAAGTcctcataggaaaagaaatttagtACTAGTGCTCTTATCAGTTTAAAGTTTTGTAATTCTTTAATTCTTTATTTCCTATTGGTTACCTGAACCATTCAGAGTAAAGTACCACTTTGTTTCTGTAGCTAATTCTTTTGGTaatgaaaagaaatttctaaatttttggaGTAAGAAGTAAGAACTCTGTTGCATGTTGAGATTTATTTTTGACTAAGAATAAGTCAGTCAAAGAAGTGGAACAGCTCATACAGAGCCATTTTATGTAATATCCAACCATGCATTCTCGAAAAGCCACGGGCAATTAAAAACTGCAGAATCTTTGTTAAATTATATATCGAATGGAGCAGCAGCATTCGTTCTTTCTCAGTGCTATAATAATTTTCCTGCCATTTAATAGTGTTATAAGTTGCTGTCTTTATAAAGTGGTAGTATTAATCGGTTCGGACTTGGGACTCTGCATCAGAGTTGATGCACACTAAATAGCATAAACACTGACAAAGAGGCATGGACTTAGTAAAACAACTGTATGAGGGAAACCAtctataaaatagtttttgttggttacttacttttaaaaatgtaatattATATCCCTTATAAGTTCACATTATTCAGATTTGACCCCAAACTAGGTTTTTGACTGgttttttgtcaaaattcatcatgtgccttgcacgtgattatTTTGTAAGCACAAAATTGTTAAATTGCATTTCACATAATGTGATCTGTAAtctcttacatttcacaaaatgaattttttcgtcccttacattttacaaaataaatttttttgctcttcacattttgcaaaatgaaaattttcattcctCATTGATCATATGTATgaatagttttttctttttttaaaaactcatatatatatctatttgatttcacctgaacaaaCTAATTCTAATTATAGGTGAAATTAAATAAAGATATATTATGTGCTATTATGTActattcaggtgaaatcaaatagatatatacatgctAATACATTTATAGTACGTGATCTAGGTTTCTGACTAAATGCTAGTACTGTACATGCTATTTATACATTAGTTAAATTTGGTTTCTATctaaatttttgattaatttttttttgttgaaattcaCCACGTGCTTCGCACGTGGTCATTATTTAggagcaaaattgtcaaatcgcATTTCACATAATCTGATTCATAActtctcacatttcacaaaataaatttttcgtTCCATACAtttcacaaataaattttttcatctctcatattctgcaaaataaaaaatttcatccctcattgatcatatGTACAAGtagttttttcttatttttaaaaacTCATATATATGTCTAATTGATTTCAACTGAACAATATAAATattatgtaatatatctctatttgatttcacttgaataaGCCAATTGTAGTTATAGctgaaatcaaataaagatataCTATATGTTATTTATACttttcaggtgaaatcaaatagatatatatatatatatatatatgaatttttttttaaaaaaaagccaTTAGTATATATGATCAATGAgttatgaaaaaattcattttatgaaatgtgaggaatgaaaaaattcattttgtgaaatgtaagaaacaaaaaatatgaaagactatggatcggattatgtaaaatatgaTTGACagttttgtctttaaaaaatgatcacgtgcaaggcacgtggtgaAATCTGATTAAAAACTAGTCAAAAACTTAGGTAGGAATAGTTGACCACCAAAAGAGTTTTAAAACTCTAATTGGATCTAGATCAAGGGATCAAATCCCcttacttatattttaaaaatctaGACTTTCTTGAAAATGCCGTCAGCGGATACGTAGGCATTTATTGAGAGTCGGTGGTGGTTCAATCCCTTTCGAATTCTCCTTGGGTCTTTTTAGGTCCCCCTCGCCTTATTATAGAGTAAGTGTAGGTTtatcatgttttaaaaaaatttaggtagggaccaaatttgaatAACATGAATTTGTAAAacacgtaaaattacacttttaaatgTGATgatgaaaaaagtcattttgtaaaatgtgatggatgttttgaacgattttccttttattttagaGGACAACTCAATAATTTTTCAGCAATAGGTTTTAAATATTAATAATGGAATTATCATATATGGTAATTAACCAGTAAGAATGCTTGAGATCTAAAATGATTGAGAATGTTAATAACTTTAATCTAACTATCTTACAACATAGACTACATCATTTCATTATGACATCAAAATAGGCGATTACCTCTTGGGccttttgcttaaaaaaaaaaaaaaaagaaagaaagaaaaagcccTCCTAGACTTTTTATTACTAGAAAAGTGTTCATTTTGTACTTCATTTTTCAAATGGGCCTGGGCTTTCAAACGGGGTGAAGGGCAGCTCTGTTTGGATTCaagagttttttaaaaattattaaaatttttaaaaaatattctaaaaagtagtctaatttttttttcaatatctaaaaaatatcccaaaatatattctaaaaattcttttactcttaaatatcccaaaatattttctaaaatatactataaaaactctgctacaataaagtttttcaaaaatacccccaAAAACAGCTCATCCAAACGGGAATTTCTAGCCCTCAAGTGTTGCGCAttgaaatgaaaatgaaaataatctaTTTCCAAGCTAGATACGTACAACAGCACACCCAACTGGAAAGCGAATTTATGGATGAACTAATTGGAAAGTGATTGAGAGTGTAACTCAAAATCCATTGAGATCCACTAGTTGTCTAAGCCCTCGCCTCGCCTATGGTATTGTTTTAAGCACCTGATATGTTTATTTAATTCTATATGTAAATTTTATGTGTTTACCTAGCAAATCTGGAATTCTGGAGTTGACTGA
Protein-coding sequences here:
- the LOC113695236 gene encoding xyloglucan endotransglucosylase/hydrolase protein 22: MAFNFCCSWNPSLFLLLIIVAFFNSSQSILAGNFDQDFAVTWGDGRAKTLNNGKLLTLSLDKASGSGVQSKNEYLFGRIDMQLKLVPGNSAGTVTTYYLSSPGSTRDEIDFEFLGNLSGDPYIVHTNVYAQGKGDKEQQFYAWFDPTADFHTYSIVWNPRSILFYVDGTPIRVYKNLEARGIPYPKNQPMKVYASLWDAEDWATRGGLVKTDWSQSPFTASLRDFKADACVWSSGKSSCGSNSTKPWFSQELDATSQARLKWVQQNYMIYNYCTDAKRFPQGFPPECIANNSTA
- the LOC113696339 gene encoding xyloglucan endotransglucosylase protein 7-like — encoded protein: MERYEKHGHAKTTILHIFFISNNPKMKWHIHQETTLTQLGQAQGHLFIILYFLPSLLFLSSRFMHAYVYNNLNSGLNSSEQVDVLISQSIFAARRRASTSRNFVRPTYRRASSSITGFTNGTFNRNFVLSWGEERGKILEHGELLTLSLDRKSGSGFESKKEYLFAKIDMQIKLVPGNSAGTVTTYYLSSEGSAHDEIDFEFLGNSTGNPYTLHTNVFSQGKGDREQQFFLWFDPTEDFHTYSILWNPKCIILSVDGKPIREFKNMESIGVPYLKGQPMRIYSSLWNADEWATQHGLVKTDWSLAPFTASYRNFSAEACIWSPRTRKSSCESTDSAKSNSWLTEELDPRAREKMKQLQQKYMVYNYCEDPWRFPQGPGPECGSKSKINRQSNNNNNINTNANNNDNIIVPRKPRRPRRRSRSKRANKVAQID
- the LOC113694638 gene encoding probable xyloglucan endotransglucosylase/hydrolase protein 23 gives rise to the protein MAYSSCSSSLVRILLTSFIGSTFVVLASASNFYQDVDITWGGDGRAKILNNGGLLTLSLDKTSGSGFQSKREYLFGKIDMQLKLVAGNSAGTVTAYYLSSQGPTHDEIDFEFLGNLSGDPYILHTNVYSQGKGNREQQFYLWFDPTADFHTYSILWNPRRIIFSVDGTPIREYKNPESLGVPYPKSQPMRIYSSLWNADDWATRGGLVKADWSKAPFTASYRNFNEHACIWSSGKSSCNSNTPSNNAWLNQELDATSQERLKWVQKNYMIYNYCTDLKRFPQGFPPECAINKSS